Proteins from a single region of Chryseobacterium sp. T16E-39:
- a CDS encoding T9SS type A sorting domain-containing protein yields the protein MNTKSKHFTCLSILFAGFFSLQAQIVNQENKAWQKAKPEMSRNTNKCDKESLLNFHCNIREQISQPIKYNKNDSQTLIVVHNSNDEENIWNNKDVIAELNSNSYKSSKNGKSITLRMKPSIFSYLGSKNARSSAKDTLSVRLKDTNLYESLFIPKKIKKTDLERIHTYLSIKYGISLEGVKYFSSNGDVIWDPEKHKEFKKRPTGIGRDDSNELYQKQSSNQEDKVVTIGREGISRTNFENTSALDNNNFAIWSDDNKDLSFEDKEGLKVLKRNWEINFVGKSIPKKGYAVQIGKNLMNPDDLSLDYWMLIKNDDGTIQKIEGKPKEDFIEYPNVSFPEEKNSSLFTFATNISKESQPGAGNPNGNQVPIRTKGPGDGTSDLKYLLYPNPVKMNALFTVKFPPTEGLEILIYDGGGRILSSEKIASNSEIYQNKLNVQGVYLVILKENKKIIKAFKVIVD from the coding sequence ATGAATACCAAAAGTAAACATTTCACATGTCTATCAATACTTTTCGCTGGATTCTTTTCGCTACAAGCCCAAATCGTCAATCAGGAAAATAAAGCTTGGCAAAAAGCAAAACCTGAAATGTCCCGTAATACTAACAAATGCGACAAGGAATCTCTTCTTAATTTTCACTGTAATATCAGAGAACAGATTTCGCAACCTATAAAATATAATAAGAATGACTCTCAGACTCTTATTGTTGTCCACAACTCAAATGATGAAGAAAATATATGGAACAACAAAGATGTGATTGCCGAGCTTAACAGCAACTCTTATAAAAGCTCAAAAAATGGAAAATCTATAACGCTTAGGATGAAGCCAAGCATCTTTTCCTATCTCGGTTCTAAAAATGCCAGAAGTTCTGCAAAAGATACTTTAAGTGTTAGATTGAAGGATACTAATCTTTATGAATCATTATTTATTCCCAAAAAGATTAAAAAGACCGATTTAGAAAGGATCCACACTTATCTTTCCATTAAATATGGGATATCACTGGAAGGCGTTAAGTATTTTAGCAGCAACGGTGATGTGATCTGGGACCCTGAAAAACACAAAGAATTCAAAAAAAGACCCACAGGAATAGGTCGGGATGATTCCAATGAGCTCTATCAAAAACAATCTTCAAATCAGGAGGATAAAGTTGTAACCATTGGCAGAGAGGGAATTTCAAGAACCAATTTTGAAAACACCTCAGCATTAGACAATAACAACTTTGCTATCTGGTCAGATGATAATAAAGATCTCAGTTTTGAAGATAAAGAAGGTTTAAAAGTCTTAAAAAGAAACTGGGAAATTAATTTTGTCGGCAAATCGATTCCTAAAAAAGGATATGCCGTTCAGATTGGTAAAAACCTGATGAACCCTGATGATCTTTCCTTAGACTATTGGATGCTTATTAAAAATGATGATGGTACAATTCAAAAGATAGAAGGTAAACCCAAAGAGGACTTCATAGAGTATCCAAATGTCTCATTTCCTGAAGAAAAAAACAGCTCTCTCTTCACTTTTGCCACAAACATAAGCAAAGAATCCCAGCCGGGTGCCGGAAATCCGAATGGAAACCAGGTTCCTATTCGGACAAAGGGACCCGGAGACGGCACTTCCGATTTAAAATATCTCCTGTATCCCAACCCGGTAAAAATGAATGCTCTTTTCACTGTTAAATTCCCACCCACTGAGGGCTTAGAAATTTTAATATACGATGGAGGTGGAAGAATACTCTCATCCGAAAAAATTGCCTCTAATTCCGAGATATATCAAAACAAACTTAATGTACAGGGTGTATACCTTGTCATTCTTAAGGAAAACAAAAAAATAATAAAGGCTTTTAAAGTTATTGTTGACTAA